The nucleotide window TGCCGTTGGCCGCGGTGAAGCTCACGGTCCGGGCGATCGCCTCGGCCGGGTCGGCGATCATGTCGCCGTCGGTGTCGGCCGCGGTCGGGTCGCTGCCCAGGAGCCGCTCCTGGGCGTCCTCAATGCCGTCACCGTCGGTGTCCTTCTTGGTCGGGTCGCTGGTCACCGGGCGGGTCGCGGTGGTGCCGTCCGCCAGGGTGACGGTGACCGCCCACCCGGTCCGCTCCTGGTCGTCGGTGAGGCCGTCCCCGTCGGTGTCCACGGCGGGCGCCGGTGCCGGTATCGGACCCGCCCCGACCGGGTTCGGCGCCGGGTCCGATACCGGCACCGGGGCCGCGGCCCGGGCCAGCGCCTGAAACTGGTTCTCCGCGGACGATGCGATCAGGGCCGCGAGGTCGGTGAGGGTCTGCGCGCCGGCGCTCAAGGCGCTCGCCATGTTCTGGAGCGACCCGGCGTCGGCCGGGCGGCCGAGGTACCGCTGGAACAGGCCGTTCACCTCGACCCGGGACCGCTCGGGACTGCTCACGAACGCGCCGATCAGTTCCGCGCGGGGGCGCCCGGTGGCGAGCAGGCCGGTGTAGTGCGCGGTCTCGTCGGCCCCGGGCGCCCGGCCCAGGACCGCCTGATACAGGGCCTTCACGAAGTCGGCGTTGTCGGCGTTGCGGACCCCGAACTCGGCCGAGCCGAGCAGCGCGGTCAGCGCCTGCCGCTCCGAGCCCCCGCTCTGGAGCAGCGCCACCAGCCCCTGCGAGGCGGCGTCGGCGGGGCGCCCGAGGGCCGCCTGGTACAGGTCGTTCACCTGCCGGGCGCGATGCTCCGCGGACACCAGAAAGCCCCGGGCGACGGCGTCCGGGCTGAGGCCGGACTGGAGCTTGACCACCCACGGGTTCACCTCGCCCGGGGTCGCGTCGCGGCCCAGGATCTCGGTGTAGAAGTTGCCCACCACCGTCGCCTCGATGCCGGGGGCCACCAGGGCGGCGGGCACCTCGCGGGCTTCGAGCGCTTCGAGCGCGAGTCCCGGGCGCGGAGCGCGGGGCTCGCGCTCGGGTGCGGTCAGGTCGGGGAGCAATTGACGGATCGGGTTCATTGCGGGTTCTCGCGTGGTGCCCGGTGGGCGGCAGTATCGGCTTGAGGGGGCCGGTCGGGATGCGGACGGCCTGCCCGGACACTACCAATGCGAAAACCGGCTGCGCGCTTCGCCACCGAAAAGAGAAATGCGGTGAGAGGTGAACGTGTTCCAGGCGCGTGGGAGCGCCGCGCCCGCAACCGACGGCTTCTGACCGAACGGGTTATTCGGGCAGTCGGATGATCGCGACCCGGCCGTCGCGCAGCCCGACGGCCGCGTATCGGCTGTGGCCGGCGACGGCCGCGCAGGTCGGCGCCCCGAGCGCGTGCAGTTCGGTCGTGTTGCGGCACCGCCCGGCTGCGTCCGCGTCCCAGGTGCGCACGGTGCCGTCCGCGCTCGCGGTGACGAGCCGGTCCCCGAGCGTGTGGAAGGCGAGCGCCAGGATGCTGCCCTTGTGCCCGCGCAGCGCCTCCCGCGAGTCCCCGGTTGCGGCGTCCCACCGCCGGACCACGTCGAAGTTGGTTGCGACGTTCGCAACGGCGACCTGGTTGCCGCCGGGGGACACCGCGAGGCACCGCTGCCACGAGGTGCTGATCGCCCCGCCCGCGGCACCGGTCTTCGGGTCGATCACCTGCACCACCTGGCCGTCCCGCGCGGCCAGCGCGCGGCCGGCGCCGCTGAACGCCAGTTCCTGAATTCGCCCCAGGCCGAACCGCAGTTCCCCGGCGCGGGCGCCGGTGCGCGGGTCGTACAGGTTGACCGCTCCGGCCTCCGAGCCGCCGACCGCCAGCACCGCTCCCGACGGGTCGAACGCGAGGCCGGCGCCGTCCCCGGAATTGCCGGGCAACTCGCGCAGGTGGCGCCCGGTGGCCGCGTCCCACAGCGCGACCGTGCCGTCGCGCGGGCCGAACGTTGCCAGTAGCTTCCCGTCCGGGCTGAAGGCCAGTGCGCGGGCCGGCAGCGCGCGCTTCCCCAGGAACCGCGGGCCCGCGGACCCGCCGGCCGCGAGGCGCTCGAAGTCCCACACCCGGAGGGTGCCGTCCGCGCCGGCGGTTGCGACGGCGCGTGCGTCCGGGCTGAGCGCGACGGCCGCGACCGCGGTGTCGTCGTCGCCCGGCGGGTACACCTCCGTGCCGCTCGGGGCGTCGAACACCCTCACCCGATCCCAGCGCGGGTGAGCGGCCACGACGAACACCGTCCGCCCGTCCGCACTCACCTCGAAGAAGAGGTTGCTGCCGGTCACCCGAACCGGGTGGGTCGCGACCGGCTTCCCGGTGGCCAGGTTCCAGCGCGTGAACCGCTGCCCGGAGTTGTTGAAGTAGAAGCCGCCCGCGGTGAGCAACCCGTGCCCGTCCGGGGCAAACGCGAGCAACCCCTTACCCGGCGCCGGGAGCGCGTGGAGCACTTTGAAAGAGTCCTCCGTCCCGGGGGCGGCCTCGTGAACGAGCGTGCCCTCGTCGTCCGCGACCGCGAGCCGCGAGCCGTCCGCGCTCCAGGCGACGGCCTCGTACCGCTTCAGCCCCCTCAACGTGGCGACCCGCCCGCCCGCGTCTGGGACGTACACGTCGCACCCGTCGAAGAAGGAGGTGACCGCGAGCCGCTTGCCGTCGGGCCGGAAGGCGAGGTGCGTCAGACGCTGCGGCAAGCGGCTCAGGACGCGGTGCAGTTTTACCTCCGGCGGTTGTGGGGAGCGGTCATCGACCGTCCAGACGATGACCGCGGGGGACGGCTCGCCGGCGGTGAGCGGCGCGTCGCCCGCGGTCGCGAGCCACTTGCCGTCGGGGCTGAACGCGGCGGCGAACACACGGCCCTTGTGCTCCTCCAGCATCCGTTCCAGTTTCCCGGTGGCGACGTTCCAGAGTCGCACTGCACTGTCGCCGCCCCCGGACACGAACCACTTGCCGTCGGGGCTGAACGCCGCGCGGGTGCCGCGATGAACCGGCTCCCGCGGCCCTGGTTCTCGGACGTTGCCGGTCAGAGTCTGGACCGTCACCCCGGACCGGGCGTCCAGGATCAGGACACGCTCCCCGCACAGGACGGCGAGCCGCTCGCCGTCGGCGCTGCGGACCGGCCAACTCGCCGCTTCTGGGGTCTCCGGGACTCGAAACGGGAGCGGATTCGAGAGGGCGATCACGACCCAGGGCGGCAACCCGGTGCCCGAACCGGCGGCCGCGAGTGCCTCCAGGGGGTGCGGCCGCGCCGGCCCCGGCGGGTGCAGGGTCGGCGCGGCTTGGGCCGGCCCCGGCGGCGCAGGCGGTTCCGCGATCGAAATTCCCTCCGGGACCGCGCCGCGGTCGCGGCCCGGGGCGAACGCGAGCAGCGTCGCGGTCGCGCAAGCGACCAACCCCAGCACGACCGAACTGCGGAACCACGGGCGCCGGGCGCGGGGCGCGCGCGCCGGTTCGCCCTCGCCTTTTTGGAGCCGGTCCAGGTGACGCGCGAGAACCGCGGCGACCTCGGCGGCCGATTGGTAGCGATCGGCCGGCGCCTTGGCGTGCAACTTGGCGACGACCGCGGCCAGCCAGCGCGGGACACCGGGGTTCACCTCGGGGAGCGGGGTGGGGTGGGCTTCGCACACGCGCCTGAGCACGGCCATCGCGCTCGCCGCGTGGAACGGGGGGCGCCCGGCGCACAGCGTGTACAGCACACTTCCAAGGCTGAACAGGTCGGTGCGGTGGTCGAGCGGCGAGCCGTCGGCCTGCTCGGGAGACATGAACGCGGGGGTCCCGGCGATCAGCCCCGACTGTGTCAGGCTGGCGTCGTCGGCGGCCCGGGCCAGTCCGAAGTCGGTGATCTTAACGCGGTCGGGGGCTCGCTCTAGCAGGATGTTGGCCGGTTTTACGTCCCGGTGGATCAGCCCCTGCTCGTGCGCCGCGGCGAGGCCGCTGGCGATCTGGAGTCCGATGCGGAGCACGTCTCGCACCGGCAGCGGGCCATCGCGAACGACCTTGGCCTGGAGCGTCGGCCCGTCGACGAACGACATGACCAGGTACGGCACCGGCCCGGCAGGCTCGACGGCGTGGATGTCGATCACGTTCTCGTGGACGACGGCCGCCGCGATTTGGGCTTCGCGGACGAACCGCTGCCGCGCCGACCCGCTCCCGGCCAGCGCCGGGCTGAGCACCTTGATGGCCACGACCCGCTGCAACTTCTCGTCGAACGCGCGGAACACCACCCCGGCGCCGCCGCGGCCCACCACCTCGAGCACCTCATAGTGGCCGAGTCGCCCGAGTGCGTCCGCTCGCGCCGGGGGGCCGAGGACGGAGAGCGTGTGTTCGTCGGTCGACCCCTGCGGGGTCATCAAGTCGCCCGCGAGTTGCTCGGCCACGGGCACGTTCAGGAAGGTGTCCGAGGTGCTGGCCCGGAGCAGTGCGTCGATCCGGCCGCGGAGGGCCTGGTCGCCGCCGCACGCGGCGTCCAGGTACGCGCCCCGGTCGGCCGGCGCGGGCCGGTTCAGGGCCTCGAGGAAAATGTCGCGCTCGCGCACGTCGGTACCGTGGAATGGCCGTTAGCCCC belongs to Gemmata obscuriglobus and includes:
- a CDS encoding WD40 repeat domain-containing serine/threonine protein kinase; the encoded protein is MRERDIFLEALNRPAPADRGAYLDAACGGDQALRGRIDALLRASTSDTFLNVPVAEQLAGDLMTPQGSTDEHTLSVLGPPARADALGRLGHYEVLEVVGRGGAGVVFRAFDEKLQRVVAIKVLSPALAGSGSARQRFVREAQIAAAVVHENVIDIHAVEPAGPVPYLVMSFVDGPTLQAKVVRDGPLPVRDVLRIGLQIASGLAAAHEQGLIHRDVKPANILLERAPDRVKITDFGLARAADDASLTQSGLIAGTPAFMSPEQADGSPLDHRTDLFSLGSVLYTLCAGRPPFHAASAMAVLRRVCEAHPTPLPEVNPGVPRWLAAVVAKLHAKAPADRYQSAAEVAAVLARHLDRLQKGEGEPARAPRARRPWFRSSVVLGLVACATATLLAFAPGRDRGAVPEGISIAEPPAPPGPAQAAPTLHPPGPARPHPLEALAAAGSGTGLPPWVVIALSNPLPFRVPETPEAASWPVRSADGERLAVLCGERVLILDARSGVTVQTLTGNVREPGPREPVHRGTRAAFSPDGKWFVSGGGDSAVRLWNVATGKLERMLEEHKGRVFAAAFSPDGKWLATAGDAPLTAGEPSPAVIVWTVDDRSPQPPEVKLHRVLSRLPQRLTHLAFRPDGKRLAVTSFFDGCDVYVPDAGGRVATLRGLKRYEAVAWSADGSRLAVADDEGTLVHEAAPGTEDSFKVLHALPAPGKGLLAFAPDGHGLLTAGGFYFNNSGQRFTRWNLATGKPVATHPVRVTGSNLFFEVSADGRTVFVVAAHPRWDRVRVFDAPSGTEVYPPGDDDTAVAAVALSPDARAVATAGADGTLRVWDFERLAAGGSAGPRFLGKRALPARALAFSPDGKLLATFGPRDGTVALWDAATGRHLRELPGNSGDGAGLAFDPSGAVLAVGGSEAGAVNLYDPRTGARAGELRFGLGRIQELAFSGAGRALAARDGQVVQVIDPKTGAAGGAISTSWQRCLAVSPGGNQVAVANVATNFDVVRRWDAATGDSREALRGHKGSILALAFHTLGDRLVTASADGTVRTWDADAAGRCRNTTELHALGAPTCAAVAGHSRYAAVGLRDGRVAIIRLPE